GGTGCTGGCCGGCCCGGTGGTGCCGAGGCAGCCGCCGAGCACGTTGGAAGAGATGACGAAGAAGCGGTCGGTATCTATCGGCTTGCCAGAACCGACCATCAGCGTCCACCAGCCCGGCTTGCCGGTTACCGGATTGGTGCTGGCGACATGTTGGTCGCCGGTCAGCGCATGGCAGATCAGGATGGCGTTGGAGCGATCCGCGTTCAGCTCGCCATAGGTCTGGTAGGCGATCTGCCAGGGCGCGATCGCCGGGCCGGCGTCAAGCGTCAGCGGCGCATCCGTGCCGAAACGCATGACGAGGCTCGAAGGGTTGTCGGCCTCGGTGCGACGCAGGCTGGCCTGCGCGTCGGTCTCGGTAAGGGGGGCGTCCTGCATCGTCACGTCAACATCCGGCAGCGTCCGGACGGCACGCGCCATGCCCGCCGCCACGAAGGTGGTTAGCTATCGGAACGGGGACGCCAAATGTCAAGAAAATCGGTCGACCCTGCCGAGCATCAGCCGCCGCGACGGATGGCGCGAACCATGTCGCGAGCCCAGATCTTGGCGGCTTGCTGGTCCTCCGCTCCGAGGGGACCGCAATCTCGCTCGAAGTTGCCGCGATCCTCGTCGGGGACCGGCCTCTCGCCGATCGCCGCCACGACGATACGCAGGGCACAGGACCGGACGGGGTCGACCTTGAAGGCGCCATAGCAGCCGTCGGCGAGACAGAAAGCGAAGTTCCTCAGCGAGGGAAGATCGCCCGAAAGCGCCTTCGGCCACTGCGGTGCCAGCGCCGCCTGCTGGCCGGGACAGGCCGCGTTACCCGACGCGGCGCAGTCGGCCAGGAGGTCGGCATACTCTGGCACGCCATCGGCGGCCAAGGCCGGCGAGCCGCCCGCCGAGATCGCGAGAAAGAGAGCGAGAGACAGCACACGCATGAGACGCTCCGGAGCGCCGATCAGTCCCGAGGGCGGCCAACCGGGCACTTCGAATTATTTGCCCGAGCTCCGCTTCATGCACAAGATGGCCCTTCAGCCCGCCAAGAAGGAGGACCGGCGACCTTTGAGGGGCAGCGACGCGTTCAGGCCGGCGCGACGCTTTCCTCGACCTTAGCTCCCATGTCGCTGAGATTGCCGAAGAACACGTCGGGGTCGACGTAGAGCCCCTGCGGCAATAGACCGGGGCGGCGCTTGCCACGGATCATCTCCCTGACGCAGGCCGCGGCGGCGATGGCCGTCAGTTCGTAGGGATCGTCGTGACTGACGCGGAGCCGGACGGCGACGGGAGCGCCGTCGCGCGTTCCCCGGCCATCGCAGACCAGCACCGTCCATTCCTCGTGCCGCGTCCTGCGCTTCAGTGCGGCGAAGAAGCCGGCGGCGGCGAGACGACGAAGCGGCGGCAGCGATGCCGCCAGCATGGCGATCGGCAGGGCTACATAGTCGACGGCCGGTCCGAAGCCGCCGATGTAGAAGCCGGTATCCTGAAGTGGGGGCAACCTGTCGGGCAGGGAGCGCAACTCCTCGATCCCCATGGCGATCGTCTGCCGCCGCCCCAGAGGAGGACCGAAATCGAAGTCGCGGGCGTTGCGCCAGCTCCGCACCCAGCGGCCGTCCCGGAAGACGCTGGGATCCATCTCCCGGAGTTCGCCGATGAAATCTTCAGCCGCGCCGGGGCCGAAGCTCAGGCGCGACCAATCGACATTGAAGCTGGCATAGACCGGAGCGTGGGTGAGCTCGATGCCAGCCGACAGCCGCCGGATCATCGCGGCAGGCAGCCCGGGATGGAAACCGCCGTCGCTGACGAACTGCAAGCCATGCCGGAGGATGTCGGCCTCGTTCGCCCGGAGCGCCTTCCACTTGGCCGCCGATGACAGGTGGATGTCGAAATAATCGATGCCGAGCCGCAGCGCCGCGCTTGCCACGGTCGGCGCATTGCGCGTCGCCGATGTGGCGGACACCACGAGGTCGACGCCCGATAGCGCCGAGAGAAGGCCGGCACCGTCCGAACTGTCGGCGCGAATGCCGACCAGCGGCGCGCCGGTCTCCGCCGCGATCCGGGCCGCGGCGTCATCCACCGCCGCCTTGTTGCGGCCCATCAGGCGTAAATCGCAATCGCCGCCCCGGGCAAGCAGACGCGCCAGACGCCGGCCGGTATTGCCGGCGCCGCCCAGGATGGCGATGGTCGCCCGTCCCATGAAATCCCCCAACCGGCGCGTGCCGCCGCTTCGGCGGGAGTCTGAGCGCATCGCGCCCTGTCAGCGAGACGGGTGACTACTTAGGGGTGCTGCCGGCGCGAGCCCCACCATGCGCCTGATGTCGGCGACGGTGGCGCCCGTCGCCCGCAAATCCGCCAATCCGGCCGACCCCCTGGATTTCGACAGCTTGCGACCATCGGCATCGACGATCAGGCGATGGTGATGATAGTGCGGCTCCGGCAGCCCGAGCAGCCGTTGCAACAGGCGATGCACGGCGGTGGCGAAGTAAAGGTCGCGGCCGCGCACCACGTCGGTCACCCCCTGCAATGCATCGTCGACGACCACCGCGAGATGGTAGGCGGCCGGCGTGAACTTGCCGGCCAGCACGATGTCGCCCCAGGCGGCGGGATCGGCGGCAATCGATTCGCTCTCACCGTGGAGACGGTCGCCGAACTCCTCCCAGGACAGTGGGCCGGCAAGGCGGACCGCCTTCGCCATGTCGAGCCGCACCGCGTGGGGCGCCTGGCTTGCACCGGAGGCATCCGTTTCGCCGGAGGCGCGCTCGCGATCGATCCCTGGATAGAGCGGCGCACCGTCGGGGTCGCGCGGCCATGGCCGACCGCTTCGCGCCTCCTCCATCCGAATCGCGGCGGTGATTTCCGTGCGGCTCAGGGACGAGCGATAGACGAGCCCGAGCGCAGCCAGCCGATCTAGGGCGGCAGCGTAATCGTCGGCATGCTCCGATTGTCGGCGAACGGGCCGCTCATAGGCGATACCGAGCCAGTCGAGATCGTCGAGGATGGCGCGTTCGTGCTCGGGGCGGGCTCGGGTGACATCGACGTCCTCGATGCGGACCAGCATGCGGCCACCGCTTTCGGCAGCCATGTCGGCATTCAGAAGCGCCGACAGGGCGTGGCCGAGGTGCAGCGGCCCGTTGGGCGACGGCGCGAAACGGAAGACGGGAACGGTCATGTCTCAACAGAGTTTGCAAGCTGTCCGGCTCTGCTGCCGGGTTCTGGCGGGCTGGACAGTATACGCTCCGAATGTTGAAGTCTCGTGCCGAAGGAGGACCTCACGATGCGCCTCATCCTGACCGAAACCGACATGATCGAGGGCCTCGAATACCTTCAGCGAGCCGACCCCCGCCTCGTACCGGTTGTGGAGATGGCCGGTCCCGTCGGCATCCGCTATCGTCCGCCCGGCTTCGAGGGTATAGCCCGCATCGTCATGGGACAGCAGTTGTCGGTGGCGAGCGCCGACGCCATCTGGGGCCGGTTCGAGGGGCTGCTCGGCGAGGCGACGGCCGAGAACTACCTCCGCCAGAGCGAAGAAGCCCTGCGCGCCGCCGGCCTGTCGGGCGGCAAGATCAAGACGCTCAATGCTCTCGCGGAAGCCGCCGCCGGCGGCCTGGACCTGGAGGGCCTCGCCGCCGAGCCGGCGGAAATAGCCACCGAGAAACTGACGGCGATCCACGGCATCGGTCGCTGGACGGCAGAAATCTTCCTGCTGTTCTGCGCCCGCCATGCCGACGTGCTGCCGGCCGGCGACCTCGCGCTGCAAGTGGCGGCCGCCGAGGCACTGGCGCTGGAGGGGCGACCCAGCGAAAAGGAATTGCGGGCGATATCAGAGCTTTGGTCGCCCTGGCGCGGCGTTGCGGCAAAACTGCTTTGGGCCTATTACAAAACGATGCGGCAGGGTAGGAACGTCCTCCCGGTCTGAACCGATCCCGGAGAAGCTCCATGACTGAAATCGACGGCCCACGCCTTGAACCGGCAAGCGGCAAGGCCGACGCCCTCGTCGTCCTTCTGCACGGTTACGGCGCCAACGGAGAGGATCTCTACGACATCGCCGAGAGCTGGGCGCCCTTCCTGCCGGATGCCGCGTTTGTCTCGCCGCATGCGCCGCAGGCCTGCCCGATGGTGCCGGGCGGGCGGCAGTGGTTCCCGCTGACCATGCGCGACGATGCCGAGCGCTGGAGCGGCGTTCTCGCCGCCGGGCCGGCTCTCGATCACTTCCTGGATACCGAGCTGGAGCGCTGGGGCGTATTGGCCGACCGCCTCGTGCTGGTCGGCTTCAGCCAGGGCACCATGATGGCGCTGCACGTCGGCCTGAGGCGCAAGCTGGCGCCGGCGCTGATCGTCGGCTACTCGGGCTACCTTGCCGGCGCCGATCATCTCGACGAGATTTCCGCCAAGCCGAAAGTGCTGCTCGTCCACGGCACCGCCGATCAGGTCCTGCCCGTCGACAGCAGCCGCACCGCCGCCGCCGCGCTCACCGCCGCTGGGCTGCCGGTGTCGCTGCACCTTTCGCCCGGCCTTGGCCACGGCATCGACAGGATGGGGCTCGTTCTCGGCCTCAGGACCATTGCCGAGGCGCTCGGCGTCGATCTTCCCAGTGGCGCTCGCTGACGAACTGTGCATCACGGCGATCGCCACCCATTGACGGATTGAGCCCTCCTCCCAACTACGCGAATATGCGGAGGGTGGCTTTGCCAGGAGGCAGCATGGTTCGGCTCAATCGCATCTATACCCGTACCGGCGACGACGGTTCGAGCGGTCTTTCAACCGGCGAACGCCGGCTGAAGAACGATGTGCGCTTCGACGCGATCGGCAGTGTCGACGAGACGAACGCGGCCATCGGCGTCGCCCGCCTGCATGTCGACGAGTATCCCGACCTCGATCTGATGCTCGGCGCCATCCAGAACGACCTGTTCGATCTCGGGGCCGACCTCGCAACGCCGGAAGCGGACGAGCCGCCGGCCTTCGAGCCATTGCGCATCCTGCCCGTTCAGGTCGAGCGGCTGGAAAAGGAAATCGATTATCTGAACCGCAGCCTCGCGCCGCTCACCACCTTCGTTCTGCCGGGGGGCAGCGCCGCCGCAGCCCACCTGCACGTGGCGCGCACCGTCTGTCGGCGGGCCGAGCGGGTGACGGTGACGCTTGCCCAGACGGCCGGCGAGCCGGTCAATCCGGAGGCGGTTCGCTATCTCAATCGCCTGTCCGATTTCCTGTTCGTAGCCAGCCGCTGGGCCAATGATCTCGGCGGCCGCGACGTGCTGTGGGTACCCGGCCAGAACAGGGAGTGACGCCGAACTCAGGCGATCTTTTCGGTGGCGGGGCGCCCGACCAGCGCCCGCGCCACGGCGGTGCGGATCTCGGCGAGCGTGAACGGTTTTGAAACGACGTCGCTGACCAGGCTCTCGAGACCGAAGGCGCGCTCGCGCTGGTCTGCGAAGCCCGTCATCAGCAGGATCGAGAGCTTGGGATAGTCGCGCGCAACGGCCAATGCCAGGGCGATGCCGTCCATGACCGGCATCATGATGTCGGACAGCAACAGCTCGAATTCGCCCCGCCGAGCCGTGAGAATCTCCAGCGCGATGCCGCCATCTTCGGCTTCGGTGATCTCATGGCCGTCGAGTTCCAATGCCCTCTTCACGAAGGCCCGTACCGACTCGTCGTCCTCAGTCAGCAGAATGCGCGCCATTGCCGCCCTCCGGGCACTCCCGTTGGAATCGAAACAATTTCGATAGATTGTTGCACAACTGGACTAAGGGTACCAGATGCATGCACTCAATCGGTGACGACGCCGACGAAGGGCAACTCGCGGTAGGCGTGGGCGGCATCCATGCCGTAGCCGACCACGAACACATCGGCACAGGAGAAGCCGACGATATCGGCCTCGATAGCGGCCTTGCGCTTGCCCGGCTTGTCGAGCAGGACCGCCACCTTGACTTCCTTGGCACCCCGATCCTCGGTAAGGCGGCGGGCGAAGGCCAAGGTCCGGCCCGATTCCAGAATGTCGTCGATGATCAGCACCGAACGGCCGGCGACGTCGGTATCGATGTCGCGGATGATCTTG
Above is a window of Pleomorphomonas sp. T1.2MG-36 DNA encoding:
- a CDS encoding saccharopine dehydrogenase NADP-binding domain-containing protein, coding for MGRATIAILGGAGNTGRRLARLLARGGDCDLRLMGRNKAAVDDAAARIAAETGAPLVGIRADSSDGAGLLSALSGVDLVVSATSATRNAPTVASAALRLGIDYFDIHLSSAAKWKALRANEADILRHGLQFVSDGGFHPGLPAAMIRRLSAGIELTHAPVYASFNVDWSRLSFGPGAAEDFIGELREMDPSVFRDGRWVRSWRNARDFDFGPPLGRRQTIAMGIEELRSLPDRLPPLQDTGFYIGGFGPAVDYVALPIAMLAASLPPLRRLAAAGFFAALKRRTRHEEWTVLVCDGRGTRDGAPVAVRLRVSHDDPYELTAIAAAACVREMIRGKRRPGLLPQGLYVDPDVFFGNLSDMGAKVEESVAPA
- the gluQRS gene encoding tRNA glutamyl-Q(34) synthetase GluQRS, whose translation is MTVPVFRFAPSPNGPLHLGHALSALLNADMAAESGGRMLVRIEDVDVTRARPEHERAILDDLDWLGIAYERPVRRQSEHADDYAAALDRLAALGLVYRSSLSRTEITAAIRMEEARSGRPWPRDPDGAPLYPGIDRERASGETDASGASQAPHAVRLDMAKAVRLAGPLSWEEFGDRLHGESESIAADPAAWGDIVLAGKFTPAAYHLAVVVDDALQGVTDVVRGRDLYFATAVHRLLQRLLGLPEPHYHHHRLIVDADGRKLSKSRGSAGLADLRATGATVADIRRMVGLAPAAPLSSHPSR
- a CDS encoding DNA-3-methyladenine glycosylase family protein, whose product is MRLILTETDMIEGLEYLQRADPRLVPVVEMAGPVGIRYRPPGFEGIARIVMGQQLSVASADAIWGRFEGLLGEATAENYLRQSEEALRAAGLSGGKIKTLNALAEAAAGGLDLEGLAAEPAEIATEKLTAIHGIGRWTAEIFLLFCARHADVLPAGDLALQVAAAEALALEGRPSEKELRAISELWSPWRGVAAKLLWAYYKTMRQGRNVLPV
- a CDS encoding alpha/beta hydrolase; amino-acid sequence: MTEIDGPRLEPASGKADALVVLLHGYGANGEDLYDIAESWAPFLPDAAFVSPHAPQACPMVPGGRQWFPLTMRDDAERWSGVLAAGPALDHFLDTELERWGVLADRLVLVGFSQGTMMALHVGLRRKLAPALIVGYSGYLAGADHLDEISAKPKVLLVHGTADQVLPVDSSRTAAAALTAAGLPVSLHLSPGLGHGIDRMGLVLGLRTIAEALGVDLPSGAR
- a CDS encoding cob(I)yrinic acid a,c-diamide adenosyltransferase, whose translation is MVRLNRIYTRTGDDGSSGLSTGERRLKNDVRFDAIGSVDETNAAIGVARLHVDEYPDLDLMLGAIQNDLFDLGADLATPEADEPPAFEPLRILPVQVERLEKEIDYLNRSLAPLTTFVLPGGSAAAAHLHVARTVCRRAERVTVTLAQTAGEPVNPEAVRYLNRLSDFLFVASRWANDLGGRDVLWVPGQNRE
- a CDS encoding response regulator, with product MARILLTEDDESVRAFVKRALELDGHEITEAEDGGIALEILTARRGEFELLLSDIMMPVMDGIALALAVARDYPKLSILLMTGFADQRERAFGLESLVSDVVSKPFTLAEIRTAVARALVGRPATEKIA
- the hpt gene encoding hypoxanthine phosphoribosyltransferase translates to MTGKTIDVLFSEETIAARVDAIAKEIAAARPEDLMVIAILKGSFMFAADLLRALHREGLAPQVEFMMLSSYGTGTTSSGIVKIIRDIDTDVAGRSVLIIDDILESGRTLAFARRLTEDRGAKEVKVAVLLDKPGKRKAAIEADIVGFSCADVFVVGYGMDAAHAYRELPFVGVVTD